TCCCGGCCATCCCTGGACCGTGGAGTCTCTGGGCACCCGCGCCGGGCTGTCCCGCGCCGCGTTCGCCCGCCGCTTCGCCTCGGTGGTCGGCGAGCCGCCGTTGACCTACCTGACCAACTGGCGGATGGCCACCGCGGCGCGGTTGCTGCACCAGTCGCCGGCCCCGCTGAGCACGATCGCGCAGCACACGGGGTACACGTCGGAGTTCGCCTTCGCCAAAGCTTTCAAAAGACACTTCGGATCGCCGCCGGGGGCCTACCGCAAGCAGGTCAGGACGGCAGGCGACGAACCAGGCGGATACAACTGACGGTGAGGGCCAGGACATCACCGCAGCGGATTGGGAAGGGGTGGTCGCTGCCGATCCCGGCCTCGCGGTGGCCCCGAAGTGGTCGAGCGCCGGGCGGATCGTGTCCAAGAACCCGATGCGGTGGTCGCGACGATGCGCGAGGTGGCGGAGGTTCTGGCGGCCAAGGTCCAGGGTGAGGACGGCGATTACTACGACGCCTGATGCGTGCGGCCACCGCGAGATGATCTCGACGAGGTCCGCCGCTACGTCGTGGACCATCTCGGCGTCGGTGACGGTGTTTTGATCGTGGATGAGACGGGCTTCTTGAAGAAGGGTCGTGGTTCGGCGGGTGTCCGGCGGCAGTACACGTTCCCGGGGTGCTCTCGGGAGGCTCGCGTCAGGCCGGCTCGAAGGCGAGGACCGTCCAGTGGACGCCTGGGCGGGCGTGGAGGTCGGGGTGGGCGGTGCGGTGGAGGAGGCGGAGGTGGTGGGTTGCGGCGAGGGTGACGGTCTCGTTCGGTGGGACGTCGAACATGCGACGGCCCGGCGGGACGGGGCCGTGGCGCAGGGAGAGGACCACGCGTCCGCCGGGGGCGAGGAGGCGGGCGAGGGTTCGCATGGCCGGCGGGCGTTCGGCCGGGGCGAGGTGCATCCAGACGGCGGTCAGGAGGACGAGGTCGAAGCGCTCGGCGCCCAGCGAGGGGAGCGCGGGAAGGGCGTCGTCGATCCAGCGGATGCCGGAGCCGGCGTGCAACTGCTTGCCGAGACACCGGAGTTCGGGCGTCGGCTCGGCGGCGACGACGGGGTGGCCGAGGGCGGCGAGGGCGGCTGCGTCGCGGCCGGTGCCGGCGCCGATGTCGAGGACGGCGGCGGGTGCCGGCGGGAAGAGGTGCAGCATGTCGCGGTGGACCTCGGCGAAGGTGACGCTCTCGTACTGGACGGCGAGCGCGTCCGCCTCGGCGCCGTAACCCGCGGTGCTGGACAGGTCGTTCACGCCGCCTCCGACCCAACCACCGCGGCACCGGTCACGGGCGCGAAGGAGGTCGGCCCGGTGAGACGGCCGTCGTACCGGGCGGGCACGAGCTGAGGGTCCTCCGGCGAACACACGGCGAAGCGCGTGTCCACGGCCTGCCCGGGCAGATGCATCCAGACGTGGTTGCTCACCCGGACAGACTAGCGTCGGCCCGTCAGGCCTCACCGGGGTGCCAGGCGGGCCACTCCCACGGGCGGTCGGCCCAGTGGACGCGGACCGGGTCACGTGGGTCGAGGTCGGGGAACAGCTGGTGGACCCGGGGCTCGAACTCCTCGGGCGACAGGGGTTCCCAGCCGTGGCCCTCGAAGTGGACCAGCCGGTAGCGGCTGTCGGTGCGGAACTCGGCGATCTTGACCAGTGGCTTGGACGTGCTGTTGGTCTCCATGCCCCCAAGCATGTGGCGCGGCGGCAATCGGCGCCCGTCCAGAACACTCTTCCGGGTCATGTCCCGGCGTCGACGTATTCGTTGGGCACAGAGGCTCGTTGAGCACGGCGTTGGTATGGCGGGGGGTCGACCGCAGGAGGACATCGACATGACCGGGCAGCCCACCGGCGAACAGTGGCAGTGGCCGCGGAATGCGTGGCAGCCGCCGCCGGTACCAGCCCCTCCCCCGACCGGGCCGGCCTACACGTTCATCCCGCCGCCCGCCCCCGAGCTGCCTCCGGCCCCGAGGTGGTCCCGGAAGGTGTGGGCCGCCGCGGCGGTGGGGACCGTCGCCATGCTGGCGTCCATGCTGGCGATGTGCGGGCCGGGGGGTGGCGACGACGTGTCGGTGGTGGCGGAGCCACAGGCCGCCTCGCCGACACCGTCCGGCCCCACGGCCCCGGACCAGGCGCCGGTCCCGCCGCCCCCGACCACGCCCGCGCCGTCGCCGCTGCCGGCCCCGACCCCCGCGGGCGGCGAGTCGGCGTCGGCTGCGGAGGCGGCCGCGGCGGAGCCTGCCGCGAGCCCGCGGCCGCGACCGCGCCGCACTCCCCGGCCGGCCGCGTCCCAGGCCGCGCCTGCCCCGAACGGCTCGGCGCCGTCCCCGGCGGCCCCGGCTCCGGACCCGGGCTCGACCCCGGGCTGGGGCTCGGGTGCGGCGATCCCGGCGCCCGGCCCGGGCTCGATCTGCGACGAGGCCGAGCGGATGGGCCGCTGGCTCCCCGACTCGGCGCAGGCCCGGCTCTGCCGCAGCATCGCGGAGAGAGCGATCGGCGACAGAGCCCCCTCCTCGGCCGAGCGTTCGGCCCGCCCGCAGCAGCAGCCGCACCCAGCCGGCGGCAGGTCCGCTCGCACCGCGCTCACCCGTGCCACGCCCGCCGAAAGCGCCACCGCGCCCGCCGAAAGCGCCACCGCGTCCACCCATACCGCGCCCGGTGAAAGCGCAGCCCCCCACGTTGGCCGGGACCAATCACTGAACGAGGTGCGGCAGCTCCATATCGCCCCTGATCGGTGACGTGACGTCCCGCCATCCGGCGGCGGGGCCGTCAAGCGAACCGCACCCCGGTGCTCAGGCCTCGCCCAGCACCTTCGTCAGCGTCTCGAACCGCAGGTCCGGCCGCAGCGGGATGCCGAAGCGCTCGTCGCCGTACGGGAACGGGGTGTAGACCCCGGTCCGGCGGAAGCCGCGGCGCTCGTACCAGGCGATCAGGTCGGCGCGCTGCTCGATCACCGTCATCTCCCAGCGCGGGCACGCCCCACTCCCGGCCGCCACCCGCTCGGCCTCG
The nucleotide sequence above comes from Streptomyces kaniharaensis. Encoded proteins:
- a CDS encoding class I SAM-dependent methyltransferase, which codes for MNDLSSTAGYGAEADALAVQYESVTFAEVHRDMLHLFPPAPAAVLDIGAGTGRDAAALAALGHPVVAAEPTPELRCLGKQLHAGSGIRWIDDALPALPSLGAERFDLVLLTAVWMHLAPAERPPAMRTLARLLAPGGRVVLSLRHGPVPPGRRMFDVPPNETVTLAATHHLRLLHRTAHPDLHARPGVHWTVLAFEPA